In Mycolicibacterium mucogenicum DSM 44124, the following are encoded in one genomic region:
- a CDS encoding arginine repressor, which yields MTAPTRAGRQSRIVALLSSNPVRSQTELAALLAAEGIEVTQATLSRDLEELGAVKLRGVDGGVGGYIIPEDGNPIKGVSGGTERLSRLLGELLVSTDASANLAVLRTPPGAAQYLASAIDRAALPYVVGTIAGDDTIFVVAREPMSGAELAATFENL from the coding sequence ATGACAGCGCCGACCCGGGCCGGACGGCAGTCGCGCATCGTGGCGCTGCTGTCGTCGAACCCGGTGCGCAGCCAGACCGAACTCGCGGCCCTGCTCGCCGCCGAGGGCATCGAGGTCACCCAGGCCACGCTGTCGCGTGACCTGGAGGAACTGGGTGCGGTCAAGCTGCGGGGCGTGGATGGAGGAGTCGGGGGCTACATAATTCCCGAGGACGGCAACCCCATCAAAGGCGTGTCCGGCGGCACCGAGCGGTTGTCTCGGCTGCTGGGCGAGTTGCTGGTGTCCACCGACGCCAGCGCCAACCTGGCGGTGTTACGTACGCCACCTGGGGCGGCGCAGTACCTGGCCAGTGCAATAGATCGGGCGGCTCTGCCTTATGTTGTGGGCACGATTGCCGGTGATGACACCATTTTCGTCGTCGCCCGCGAACCGATGAGCGGCGCTGAGCTCGCCGCCACCTTCGAGAACCTGTAG
- the argF gene encoding ornithine carbamoyltransferase, translating into MIRHFLRDDDLTPEEQAEVLALAAELKKAPFSRRPLEGPRGIAVIFEKNSTRTRFSFEMGIAQLGGHAVVVDGRSTQLGREETLEDTGAVLSRYVDGIVWRTFAQERLTAMASGATVPIVNALSDEFHPCQVLADLQTIAERKGKLAGLNMSYLGDGANNMAHSLMVGGVTAGINVTIAAPKGFEPDPQFVEAAKKRAAETGATVTVTTDPQAAADGADVLVTDTWTSMGQENDGLDRVRPFRPFQVNTALLGRAADDAVVLHCLPAHRGDEITDEVIDGPQSAVFDEAENRLHAQKAMLVWLLERNGR; encoded by the coding sequence GTGATCCGCCATTTCCTCCGTGACGACGACCTGACCCCCGAGGAGCAGGCCGAGGTCCTGGCGCTCGCCGCCGAACTCAAGAAGGCGCCGTTCAGCCGTCGGCCGCTCGAGGGTCCGCGGGGCATCGCCGTCATCTTCGAGAAGAACTCCACCCGCACCCGCTTCTCGTTCGAGATGGGTATCGCCCAGCTCGGCGGGCACGCCGTCGTCGTCGACGGCCGCAGTACCCAGCTGGGTCGCGAGGAGACGCTCGAGGACACCGGTGCCGTGTTGTCGCGCTACGTCGACGGCATCGTCTGGCGTACCTTCGCGCAGGAACGCCTGACCGCCATGGCGTCGGGCGCGACCGTCCCGATCGTCAATGCGTTGTCCGACGAGTTCCACCCCTGCCAGGTGCTGGCCGATCTGCAGACCATCGCCGAGCGCAAGGGCAAGCTGGCCGGGCTCAACATGTCGTACCTCGGCGACGGCGCCAACAACATGGCGCACTCGCTGATGGTCGGCGGCGTGACCGCGGGCATCAACGTGACCATCGCCGCGCCGAAGGGGTTCGAGCCCGACCCGCAGTTCGTCGAGGCGGCCAAGAAGCGCGCGGCGGAGACGGGCGCGACCGTCACCGTCACCACGGACCCGCAGGCCGCGGCCGACGGCGCCGACGTCCTCGTCACCGACACCTGGACCTCGATGGGCCAGGAGAACGACGGCCTGGACCGCGTGCGGCCGTTCCGTCCGTTCCAGGTCAACACCGCGCTGCTCGGCCGGGCGGCAGACGACGCCGTCGTGCTGCACTGCCTGCCGGCGCACCGTGGGGACGAGATCACCGACGAGGTGATCGACGGCCCGCAGAGCGCGGTGTTCGACGAGGCCGAGAACCGCCTGCACGCCCAGAAGGCCATGTTGGTGTGGCTGCTGGAACGTAACGGCCGATGA
- a CDS encoding acetylornithine transaminase: MKETEAMQARWQAVMTNNYGTPPVALVSGDGAVVTDADGKSYVDFLAGIAVNVLGHRHPAVIEAVTTQLNTLGHTSNLYATEPGIALAEALVAQLGAPARVFFCNSGAEANEAAFKISRLTGRTKIVAAQGAFHGRTMGSLALTGQPGKQEPFLPLPGDVTHVPYGDVDALEAAVTDETAAVFLEPIMGEGGVVTPPAGYLAKARELTAKHGALLVLDEVQTGIGRTGAFYAHQHDGITPDVITLAKGLGGGLPIGACIAIGAAADLLQPGMHGSTFGGNPVCTAAGLAVVKTLADDDLVHRADAAGKTLAHGIEELGHPLVDHVRGRGLLLGVVLTAPQAKAVENAARDAGFLVNAAAADVVRLAPPLVITDAQIDAFLTALPTVLDTAAGESQ; this comes from the coding sequence ATGAAGGAAACCGAAGCAATGCAAGCCCGTTGGCAGGCAGTGATGACCAACAACTACGGCACGCCGCCGGTCGCCCTGGTCAGCGGCGACGGCGCCGTGGTGACCGACGCCGACGGCAAGAGCTACGTCGACTTCCTGGCCGGCATCGCGGTCAACGTGCTGGGACATCGCCATCCGGCCGTGATCGAGGCCGTCACCACCCAGCTCAACACGCTGGGCCACACCTCGAATCTGTATGCCACCGAACCGGGTATCGCGCTCGCGGAGGCCCTCGTGGCGCAGCTCGGCGCGCCCGCCAGGGTGTTCTTCTGCAACTCCGGTGCTGAGGCCAACGAAGCCGCTTTCAAAATCAGCCGGCTCACCGGCCGCACCAAAATCGTTGCGGCGCAAGGGGCCTTCCATGGGCGCACCATGGGATCGCTGGCCCTGACCGGCCAGCCCGGCAAGCAGGAGCCGTTCCTGCCGCTGCCCGGTGACGTCACCCACGTGCCCTACGGCGACGTCGACGCGCTCGAAGCCGCGGTCACCGACGAGACCGCCGCGGTGTTCCTCGAACCGATCATGGGAGAGGGCGGCGTCGTCACCCCGCCCGCCGGCTACCTGGCCAAGGCGCGGGAGCTCACCGCGAAACACGGTGCGCTGCTGGTGCTCGACGAGGTGCAGACCGGCATCGGCCGGACGGGCGCCTTCTACGCCCATCAGCACGACGGCATCACGCCCGACGTCATCACGCTGGCCAAGGGCCTCGGCGGCGGCCTGCCCATCGGCGCCTGCATCGCCATCGGGGCGGCAGCCGACCTGCTGCAGCCGGGCATGCACGGCAGCACCTTCGGCGGTAACCCGGTATGCACCGCCGCGGGCCTGGCGGTCGTCAAGACGCTGGCCGACGACGATCTCGTGCACCGCGCCGACGCCGCGGGCAAGACGCTGGCGCACGGCATCGAGGAACTGGGCCACCCACTGGTCGATCACGTGCGGGGCCGCGGGCTGCTGCTCGGCGTCGTCCTGACCGCGCCGCAGGCCAAGGCCGTCGAAAACGCCGCGCGCGACGCGGGTTTCCTCGTCAACGCCGCGGCCGCGGACGTCGTGCGGCTCGCACCGCCGCTGGTCATCACCGACGCGCAGATCGACGCGTTCCTGACCGCTCTACCCACCGTTCTCGACACCGCAGCAGGGGAGTCCCAGTGA
- the argB gene encoding acetylglutamate kinase yields MSTAGLTTAVKAAVLAEALPWLKQLHGKIVVVKYGGNAMTDDTLKAAFAADMAFLRNCGIQPVVVHGGGPQISAMLKRLGIEGDFKGGFRVTTPEVLEVARMVLFGQVGRELVGLINAHGPYAVGITGEDAQLFTAVRRSVTVDGVPTDIGLVGDVEHVNADAILDLIDAGRIPVVSTIAPDADGVVHNINADTAAAAVAEALGAEKLLMLTDVEGLYTDWPDRNSLVTEIDTAALAQLLPKLESGMVPKIEACLRAVQNGVPSAHVIDGRVEHCVLVELFTDEGTGTKVVSPA; encoded by the coding sequence GTGAGCACCGCCGGGCTCACCACTGCAGTCAAAGCCGCAGTCCTTGCCGAGGCCCTGCCGTGGCTCAAGCAACTGCACGGCAAGATCGTCGTGGTGAAGTACGGCGGCAACGCCATGACCGACGACACCCTCAAGGCGGCCTTCGCCGCCGACATGGCGTTCCTGCGCAACTGCGGCATCCAGCCCGTCGTCGTGCACGGCGGCGGTCCGCAGATCAGCGCCATGCTGAAACGCCTTGGTATCGAAGGTGATTTCAAGGGCGGCTTCCGGGTCACCACACCGGAGGTCCTCGAGGTCGCGCGCATGGTGCTGTTCGGGCAGGTCGGCCGCGAGCTGGTCGGGCTGATCAACGCCCACGGCCCCTACGCCGTCGGCATCACCGGTGAGGACGCGCAGCTGTTCACCGCGGTGCGGCGCAGCGTGACGGTCGACGGGGTTCCCACCGACATCGGACTGGTCGGCGACGTCGAGCACGTCAACGCCGACGCCATCCTGGATCTCATTGATGCGGGCCGGATTCCGGTGGTGTCCACCATCGCTCCCGACGCCGACGGCGTGGTGCACAACATCAACGCCGACACCGCCGCTGCCGCCGTGGCCGAGGCGCTCGGCGCCGAGAAGCTGCTGATGCTCACCGACGTCGAAGGCCTGTACACCGACTGGCCGGACCGCAACTCGCTGGTCACCGAAATCGACACGGCCGCACTGGCGCAACTGCTGCCCAAGCTCGAATCCGGCATGGTGCCCAAGATCGAGGCATGCCTGCGCGCCGTGCAGAACGGCGTCCCGAGCGCGCACGTCATCGACGGCCGCGTCGAACACTGCGTCCTCGTCGAACTGTTCACCGACGAGGGCACCGGAACCAAGGTCGTATCACCCGCATGA
- the argJ gene encoding bifunctional glutamate N-acetyltransferase/amino-acid acetyltransferase ArgJ, whose protein sequence is MTSTSPTPSLHRNQGVTAPEGFRAAGIAAGIKASGKPDLALVFNEGPDLSAAGVFTRNKVRAAPVQWSEQVLKSGRLRTVILNSGGANACTGSGGFQDTHQTAEAVAAALSDWGTETGAIEVAVCSTGLIGDRLPMDKVLAGVTEIVHEMAGGLSGGDEAARAIMTTDTVPKQVALHHPGKWTVGAMAKGAGMMAPSLATMLVVITTDAVADAEALKLALKNAAGKTFDRLDIDGSCSTNDTVLLLSSGASEIRPSQSELDEAVLAVCDDLCAQLQADAEGVTKRIAITVKGAATEDDALVGARALARDSLVKTALFGSDPNWGRVLAAIGIAPIELIADRISVSFNGSAVCIDGAGAPGARDVDLSGADIEVIVDLKIGEHEATIRTTDLSHAYVEENSAYSS, encoded by the coding sequence GTGACTTCAACCTCGCCGACCCCGTCCCTGCATCGCAACCAGGGCGTCACCGCACCCGAAGGCTTCCGGGCAGCCGGAATCGCCGCCGGCATCAAGGCTTCCGGGAAACCGGACCTGGCCCTGGTTTTCAACGAAGGCCCCGATCTGTCGGCGGCCGGGGTGTTCACCCGCAACAAGGTGCGGGCCGCCCCCGTGCAGTGGAGCGAGCAGGTTCTCAAGTCCGGCCGGTTGCGGACGGTGATCCTGAATTCCGGTGGCGCCAATGCCTGTACCGGTTCGGGCGGTTTCCAGGACACGCACCAGACGGCCGAGGCCGTCGCCGCGGCACTCAGCGACTGGGGTACCGAGACCGGTGCCATCGAGGTCGCGGTGTGCTCGACCGGGCTGATCGGTGACCGGCTCCCGATGGACAAGGTGCTCGCCGGCGTCACCGAGATCGTGCACGAGATGGCCGGTGGCCTCTCCGGCGGTGACGAGGCCGCGCGGGCCATCATGACCACCGACACGGTGCCGAAACAGGTTGCGCTGCACCATCCGGGCAAGTGGACCGTCGGTGCCATGGCCAAGGGTGCCGGCATGATGGCCCCGTCGCTCGCGACCATGCTGGTGGTCATCACCACCGATGCCGTCGCGGACGCCGAGGCGCTCAAACTGGCACTGAAGAACGCCGCCGGCAAGACGTTCGACCGGCTCGACATCGACGGCAGCTGCTCCACCAACGACACCGTGCTGCTGCTGTCGTCCGGGGCCAGTGAAATCCGGCCCAGCCAGAGCGAATTGGACGAGGCCGTCCTGGCGGTTTGCGACGATCTGTGCGCGCAACTGCAGGCCGACGCCGAGGGCGTCACCAAGCGCATCGCGATCACCGTCAAGGGCGCGGCCACTGAGGACGACGCCCTCGTGGGTGCGCGGGCGCTCGCGCGCGACAGCCTCGTGAAGACCGCGCTGTTCGGGTCCGACCCCAACTGGGGCCGGGTCCTGGCCGCGATCGGCATCGCGCCCATCGAACTGATCGCCGACCGAATCAGCGTGTCGTTCAACGGTTCCGCGGTGTGCATCGACGGCGCCGGTGCGCCGGGTGCCCGCGACGTCGACCTGTCGGGCGCCGACATCGAGGTCATTGTCGACCTGAAGATCGGCGAGCACGAGGCGACCATCCGGACCACCGACCTGTCACACGCGTACGTCGAAGAGAACTCGGCGTACAGCTCGTGA
- the argC gene encoding N-acetyl-gamma-glutamyl-phosphate reductase: MQNRVMTSVAVAGASGYAGGEILRLLLGHPAYADGRLTIGALTAAGNAGTTVGDHHPHLLPIAQQVLQPTEVDVLAGHDVVFLGLPHGHSAALAQQLGPDTLIVDCGADFRLTDAAAWEKFYGSEHAGSWPYGLPELPGGRDKLVGTKRIAVPGCYPTSALLALVPAVAAGLVEPNVTVVAVSGTSGAGKSAKVDLSAAEVIGSARAYNVGGAHRHTPEIAQGLRAVTDKDVTVSFTPVLIPTSRGILATCTARTTATVEEIRAAYEKAYTSEPFIYLLPEGQLPKTGSVIGSNAAQIAVAVDEDARTLVALCAIDNLTKGTGGAAVQSMNIALGWPETEGLSTVGVAP; encoded by the coding sequence ATGCAGAATCGGGTCATGACTTCTGTGGCAGTGGCCGGCGCCAGTGGGTATGCCGGCGGCGAGATTCTGCGGCTTCTGCTGGGCCATCCGGCCTATGCGGACGGTCGCCTCACCATCGGTGCCCTGACCGCCGCGGGTAATGCCGGAACCACGGTCGGTGACCACCACCCGCACCTGCTGCCTATCGCGCAGCAGGTGCTGCAGCCCACCGAGGTCGACGTCCTCGCCGGGCATGACGTCGTGTTTCTGGGTCTGCCGCACGGACATTCGGCCGCGCTCGCGCAGCAACTCGGCCCGGACACCCTGATCGTCGACTGCGGCGCCGACTTCCGGCTCACCGATGCCGCCGCGTGGGAGAAGTTCTACGGCTCCGAGCACGCCGGCAGCTGGCCGTACGGTCTGCCCGAGCTGCCCGGCGGTCGCGACAAGCTGGTCGGCACGAAACGTATTGCGGTACCGGGCTGTTACCCGACCTCGGCCCTGCTGGCCTTGGTGCCTGCCGTCGCCGCTGGGCTCGTCGAACCCAACGTCACCGTGGTGGCGGTCAGTGGCACCTCGGGTGCCGGCAAGTCGGCCAAGGTCGACCTGTCGGCTGCCGAGGTCATCGGCTCGGCCCGGGCCTACAACGTCGGCGGCGCGCACCGGCACACCCCGGAGATCGCGCAGGGCCTGCGTGCCGTCACCGACAAGGACGTGACGGTGTCGTTCACCCCGGTGCTGATCCCCACGTCGCGCGGCATCCTGGCCACCTGCACCGCGCGCACCACCGCGACCGTCGAGGAGATCCGGGCCGCGTACGAAAAGGCCTACACCAGTGAGCCGTTCATCTACCTGTTGCCGGAAGGGCAGCTGCCCAAGACCGGTTCGGTCATCGGCAGCAACGCCGCGCAGATCGCCGTCGCCGTCGACGAGGATGCGAGGACTCTCGTCGCCCTGTGCGCCATCGACAACCTGACCAAGGGCACCGGCGGCGCGGCAGTACAGTCCATGAACATCGCGCTCGGCTGGCCGGAAACCGAAGGACTATCCACCGTGGGAGTAGCACCGTGA
- a CDS encoding TIGR03086 family metal-binding protein — MTVVWRATDATRLQVNCPGRRGPAAWTRSQIADAGRSEARQESPLVNELSSAETALNAVGPVLAAAVGENLRLPTPCPGFDVAELADHLVGTVTMVGDAAGAHVFVSPNLDVEARISQAATSVIEAWRRRGTSGDAVFAGRVMPAHLALGVLSVELVVHGWDFAQALARPLPITAAHADFVLSLAHRIITPDSRRTAGFEQPVAITTDAEAMDRLVAFTGRHPQR; from the coding sequence GTGACCGTCGTTTGGCGCGCCACCGACGCGACGCGCCTCCAGGTGAATTGTCCAGGTCGACGCGGGCCGGCAGCGTGGACCCGCAGTCAGATTGCTGATGCCGGGCGCAGCGAGGCAAGGCAAGAATCGCCTCTTGTGAACGAGCTGTCGAGCGCTGAAACGGCATTGAACGCAGTTGGCCCGGTACTTGCCGCCGCTGTCGGCGAGAACCTGCGTTTGCCGACTCCGTGCCCGGGATTCGATGTCGCCGAGCTGGCGGACCACCTGGTGGGGACTGTGACGATGGTGGGCGACGCCGCCGGCGCGCACGTGTTCGTCAGCCCGAACCTGGACGTCGAGGCGCGCATCTCGCAGGCTGCGACTTCGGTGATCGAGGCCTGGCGCAGACGAGGCACGAGTGGCGACGCGGTGTTCGCCGGCAGGGTCATGCCCGCGCATCTTGCGTTGGGTGTGTTGTCGGTCGAGTTGGTGGTACACGGTTGGGACTTCGCGCAGGCCCTGGCGCGCCCGCTGCCGATCACAGCTGCGCACGCCGACTTCGTGCTCTCTCTTGCGCATCGCATCATTACCCCGGACAGCCGGCGTACTGCGGGATTCGAACAGCCGGTGGCGATCACCACCGACGCCGAAGCGATGGATCGTTTGGTCGCGTTCACCGGACGCCACCCGCAACGCTAA
- a CDS encoding alcohol dehydrogenase codes for MFATYRSVEVTEPGGAITLTDRPVLEPADGEVRVRVEACGVCHSDSQIAAGYLPGTVFPVTPGHEVAGHIEAVGPGVLDWQVGDRVTVGWFGYYCGSCFRCRRGDFVHCVRSKVTGAGFPGGYAEMLLVHQSGLARIPDALTAVDAAPLACAGVTMFNSLRHSGARPGDVVAVLGIGGLGHLGVQFAAHMGFRTVAIARGAEKADMAYQLGAHHYIDSTATDVAAELRKLGGARVVAATATNRAAISVAGDGLAPHGEVLTLAVLAEPLDITPLQLINSSGTIHGHPAGTSADTEDTLEFAALHGIRPWVEPMPLREAATGYDRMMRNEARFRVVLTMTDAE; via the coding sequence ATGTTCGCCACCTACCGCAGCGTCGAGGTCACTGAGCCCGGCGGTGCAATCACACTCACGGATCGGCCGGTGCTCGAGCCCGCCGACGGCGAGGTGCGAGTCCGTGTCGAAGCCTGCGGCGTGTGTCATTCCGACTCGCAGATCGCCGCGGGTTACCTGCCCGGCACGGTCTTTCCGGTGACGCCAGGCCACGAGGTCGCCGGCCACATCGAGGCGGTCGGCCCCGGAGTGCTCGACTGGCAGGTCGGCGACCGAGTCACGGTCGGCTGGTTCGGGTACTACTGCGGGAGCTGTTTCCGCTGTCGGCGTGGCGATTTCGTGCACTGTGTGCGCTCGAAGGTGACCGGGGCCGGGTTTCCCGGCGGCTACGCCGAAATGCTGCTCGTGCACCAGTCCGGACTGGCGCGCATTCCAGACGCCCTCACCGCCGTCGACGCTGCCCCACTCGCGTGTGCCGGAGTGACGATGTTCAATTCGCTGCGCCACAGCGGCGCACGCCCCGGCGATGTGGTGGCCGTGTTGGGTATCGGCGGACTGGGTCACCTGGGCGTGCAGTTCGCCGCCCACATGGGATTCCGGACGGTGGCCATAGCGCGCGGTGCCGAAAAGGCCGATATGGCTTACCAATTGGGCGCCCACCATTACATCGACTCGACCGCCACCGACGTGGCCGCCGAACTGCGCAAGCTCGGTGGTGCGCGGGTGGTGGCGGCGACGGCCACCAATCGGGCCGCGATCAGCGTCGCCGGCGACGGCCTCGCTCCACACGGTGAGGTACTCACGCTTGCCGTGCTCGCTGAACCACTCGACATCACACCGCTGCAACTGATCAACAGTTCGGGCACGATTCACGGACATCCCGCCGGCACCTCAGCAGATACTGAAGACACCCTGGAATTCGCTGCCCTGCACGGTATCCGGCCGTGGGTTGAACCGATGCCGTTGCGGGAAGCGGCCACCGGATACGACCGGATGATGCGCAACGAAGCGCGTTTTCGGGTGGTCCTGACGATGACCGACGCTGAATAA
- a CDS encoding dihydrolipoyl dehydrogenase family protein, translating into MTHIVESTAIEADLLVIGFGKGGKTLAGDVGRAGQRVVLVEQSAQMFGGTCINTGCVPTKSMVYQGEKHTAPHLSGELAYAAAVAATERLTAGLRSANLAALESIPSVTVLIGTATFLDANTVQVGSDAGAVTVSARQIVIGTGARAGTTDIPGLADCPVAVTNVELLHQTARPERLVVLGGGFIGLEFASMYAAFGCSVTILEQHPAVLAGEEPDIADLARSLLAARGVDIQTGADVVDVQTVLRPGAAPMARVQYLSDGQSVSVDADTVLVALGRMPNTSALRLDRAGVQTTDKGAVVVDDHRRTSVPHIFAVGDVTGGPQFTYISLDDYRIVADQLSGVDEPRRASQRTAVPTCLFLTPPLARVGLTESQARSAGYDVLVAASPVANLATVARARIVEQAEGMMKVVVDATTDEILGATLWCHDAHEVINIVALAMRHGITAGALRDEIYTHPSMSECFNQLLGLLA; encoded by the coding sequence ATGACGCACATCGTGGAAAGCACAGCGATCGAGGCTGACCTCCTCGTCATTGGTTTCGGTAAAGGCGGCAAGACGCTGGCCGGCGACGTCGGCCGGGCAGGACAACGGGTGGTCCTGGTCGAACAGTCGGCGCAGATGTTCGGTGGCACCTGTATCAACACCGGTTGCGTGCCGACGAAATCGATGGTCTATCAGGGTGAGAAGCACACAGCGCCCCACCTGTCGGGCGAATTGGCTTATGCCGCAGCGGTTGCCGCGACCGAGCGGTTGACTGCAGGTCTGCGCTCAGCCAATCTTGCTGCACTCGAGAGCATTCCGTCAGTCACGGTGCTCATCGGCACCGCGACGTTCCTCGATGCCAACACGGTGCAGGTCGGCAGCGATGCAGGTGCCGTGACGGTCAGCGCCCGCCAGATTGTCATCGGAACCGGGGCACGCGCCGGCACCACAGACATACCCGGGCTGGCTGATTGCCCGGTCGCTGTGACGAACGTCGAGCTGTTGCACCAGACCGCACGCCCCGAACGCCTGGTCGTTCTCGGGGGCGGATTCATCGGGCTGGAATTCGCGTCGATGTATGCCGCGTTCGGCTGCTCGGTCACCATACTTGAGCAGCATCCGGCGGTACTCGCAGGCGAGGAACCAGACATCGCGGACCTGGCACGCTCACTGCTGGCCGCGCGCGGCGTGGACATCCAAACCGGTGCCGACGTCGTTGACGTGCAGACGGTCCTCCGTCCCGGAGCCGCGCCGATGGCTCGCGTCCAGTACCTGAGCGATGGACAATCGGTCAGTGTGGACGCCGACACGGTCTTGGTCGCGCTCGGCCGCATGCCGAACACGAGCGCCCTGCGCCTCGACCGGGCGGGCGTACAGACCACCGACAAGGGTGCCGTGGTCGTCGATGACCACCGTCGCACCAGCGTGCCCCACATCTTCGCCGTCGGTGACGTCACCGGGGGGCCGCAGTTCACCTATATCTCACTCGATGACTATCGCATCGTCGCCGACCAACTGTCCGGGGTCGATGAGCCGCGACGGGCGTCGCAACGCACGGCGGTACCCACGTGTCTTTTCCTCACCCCGCCGCTGGCACGGGTGGGTTTGACTGAGTCGCAGGCGCGCAGTGCGGGTTACGACGTACTCGTCGCCGCAAGTCCGGTGGCAAATCTCGCAACCGTGGCCCGTGCACGCATAGTCGAACAGGCCGAGGGAATGATGAAGGTTGTCGTTGACGCCACCACCGACGAGATCCTCGGCGCCACACTGTGGTGCCATGACGCCCACGAAGTGATCAACATCGTCGCATTGGCGATGCGGCACGGTATCACCGCAGGCGCACTGCGCGACGAGATCTACACCCACCCTTCGATGTCGGAGTGCTTCAACCAACTGCTGGGACTATTGGCCTGA
- a CDS encoding NADP-dependent oxidoreductase, translated as MRAISQHELGGPEVLQLVEIDRPTPGIGQILVRVQAAGVNPVDAMNRRSGVLVGAAPFVLGWDVSGTVEAVGTGVTLYQPGDDVFGLLPFPQGHGAYAEYVVAPTRVFVRKPVNLNHIQAAALPLAGLTAWQALVDTAGIGESSRVLITAAAGGVGHLAVQIAKAYGAYVIGLVAPDKVEIVAGLGADEVIDYTTTDFTAFISDVDVVFDLIGHDYPAKALQVLKPGGLLVSTQPQSLTAVTADAVARGIRPAELLVEADRLGMTALAELAGRGALVPTIGATFPLEQAGQAQSHRAATGKVVLTLA; from the coding sequence ATGAGAGCCATCAGCCAGCACGAACTCGGCGGCCCCGAGGTGCTGCAGCTCGTCGAGATCGACCGTCCCACACCGGGGATCGGGCAGATCCTGGTTCGGGTGCAGGCCGCCGGAGTGAACCCGGTCGACGCGATGAACCGTCGGAGCGGGGTCTTGGTCGGGGCGGCACCGTTCGTTCTCGGCTGGGATGTGTCGGGTACCGTCGAGGCCGTCGGTACCGGTGTCACCCTGTACCAGCCGGGTGACGACGTGTTCGGCCTGTTGCCGTTCCCGCAGGGTCATGGTGCCTACGCCGAATACGTCGTCGCACCAACCCGGGTGTTCGTGCGAAAACCGGTCAACTTGAACCACATTCAGGCTGCCGCGTTGCCGCTGGCCGGGCTGACGGCCTGGCAGGCGCTGGTGGACACCGCCGGTATCGGCGAGAGTAGTCGGGTGCTGATCACCGCCGCGGCCGGCGGGGTGGGGCATCTGGCCGTGCAGATCGCCAAAGCCTACGGCGCTTACGTCATCGGGCTGGTGGCACCCGACAAGGTCGAGATCGTCGCCGGCCTCGGTGCAGATGAGGTGATCGACTACACCACAACCGATTTCACGGCATTTATCAGCGATGTGGATGTGGTGTTCGACCTCATCGGGCACGACTATCCGGCGAAGGCGCTGCAGGTGCTCAAACCCGGCGGCTTGCTGGTGTCGACGCAACCGCAGTCCCTGACTGCGGTCACCGCCGATGCCGTTGCCCGCGGTATTCGGCCGGCCGAGTTGCTCGTCGAGGCCGACCGCCTCGGGATGACAGCCCTGGCCGAGCTGGCCGGCCGCGGCGCGCTGGTTCCGACGATCGGGGCAACCTTCCCGCTGGAGCAGGCCGGGCAGGCGCAGTCCCACCGCGCCGCGACCGGCAAGGTGGTGCTGACCCTCGCATGA
- a CDS encoding alpha/beta fold hydrolase — MAYLSDQAEDRFVGGPGGERFHYRRFGSTGGVPLVLCMRLRGTVDHWDPQLLDALAAEREVIVFDNRGTSLSSGHAPTSIDGLADGGIAFIGALGLTQVDVLGWSLGGIVAQGIALRAPELVRRLVVAGSTPAGVPDQPPPGPRVGEVLGHAVNDDEDYLYLFFPETDQGRAAGLASLRRLDTRLAQSGAAVQGDTYRAQLGAIAAFGGYYSRLAELKLPVLVANGAHDVMINSYATYAMSQQLPDAKVVLYSAAGHGFLFQHIADFAHDVNRFLG, encoded by the coding sequence ATGGCATACCTGTCCGATCAGGCCGAGGACCGCTTCGTCGGCGGCCCCGGCGGCGAACGGTTCCATTACCGCCGATTCGGGAGCACCGGCGGGGTGCCCCTGGTGCTGTGCATGCGTCTGCGTGGCACCGTCGACCACTGGGACCCGCAACTGCTCGATGCGCTGGCCGCCGAGCGGGAGGTCATCGTGTTCGACAACCGCGGCACCAGCCTGTCCAGTGGCCATGCGCCGACTTCCATCGACGGGCTCGCGGATGGTGGGATCGCGTTCATCGGGGCATTGGGTCTCACGCAGGTCGACGTGCTCGGCTGGTCTCTGGGTGGCATTGTGGCCCAAGGCATTGCACTGCGGGCACCAGAACTGGTGCGTCGCCTGGTGGTGGCGGGCAGCACCCCGGCCGGAGTGCCGGACCAGCCGCCGCCCGGACCGCGGGTGGGGGAGGTCCTGGGCCATGCCGTCAATGACGATGAGGACTACCTGTACCTGTTCTTCCCGGAGACCGATCAGGGTCGCGCCGCCGGGCTGGCGTCGTTGCGGCGCTTGGATACTCGGCTGGCTCAGTCCGGGGCCGCGGTGCAGGGAGACACTTACCGCGCGCAACTGGGTGCCATCGCTGCTTTCGGCGGCTACTACTCACGCCTGGCCGAGCTGAAGCTGCCCGTGCTGGTTGCTAACGGCGCCCACGACGTGATGATCAATTCCTATGCCACCTATGCGATGTCGCAGCAGCTGCCGGACGCCAAGGTGGTGCTCTACAGCGCCGCCGGACACGGATTCCTATTCCAGCACATCGCGGATTTCGCGCACGACGTCAACCGGTTCCTGGGATGA